Proteins found in one Sorghum bicolor cultivar BTx623 chromosome 1, Sorghum_bicolor_NCBIv3, whole genome shotgun sequence genomic segment:
- the LOC8063044 gene encoding uncharacterized protein LOC8063044 translates to MAAGEHPLVEQSSVPVVSDAADAATKPSVRPALFLLPRAGDGAAPPAPPGGPVPVPARPHGIEVEFGGWAGVPRRWPEWVAKLRRRHEPLWRELGILDGILASTYRVRRRPHERALLQLASFWSGATGTFVFPWGEATLTLEDVAALAGLPLLGGAVRAPVSDSLEKDVAAIEAVRAVLHRSKKKKCSYGAWAKRFVERAPEAEAEAPPSAAGGGGGGGDGEARELVEHGAFLSMWLSLFVLPSPPFDVVHRVVLPLAARLARGESVALAPAALATIYHDLSALKRRITSGKKNEPFVVSAPMHILQLWVWEHFTQLSPEPAASPAPGDQGMPRAARWHEVRKRLSSKDVRAVLMSPKEFKWRPYGNRSLFGLQPVMGGFPVRVQDIATSEALLSLARCLHACELVGMNCIQQYSPHRVARQLGFDQDIPGTVPCASLGWEKAWETYNIEAKSSAFIFPNHKPGVTVQYAKWWKPYSSACSSAIANAKKMKEGHDFVSPVKRKMEGVLAENSGKKLRLRVATATQGRPPKVPAGINVYPSQSSGNHAAIRRAAAAPGLVLRACPPHLRFRAMSATGMPQPAPDAADDPLDHISLSERLNYITKMPKQPNTECLVKGGEQERTVDSVKIFIPKSRSVVPNKAVLHKVIEQAFPDSVASSAIIVDESSCGFVTERPQAKCLQQSKDEDLNTANGQNSSRTEHCDVVLLNVVQGAVSTGRSEAIGAGTEVDMLSTHKDFLVISDDDECDKSSSKGHEMSAMHLKSHMSGAKMSLIGERSEDTKLVDARNDEQESQVLMKVTKQGNFSDIVEISDDELDEETSKKAGMFVEAPSKEYVLGTMCLKSPEMEPTRTILQECNEEKQMDSEPNDEQDNGVMKEGTVQNNYGHQLASVQDDTTPRRQPDVLTHPATVQTNDGLLQGPTEEMDTCIVRGDIGNIDMVLNENGGSLNFSEKGNEDTLLSDKESEHPMEHTAGTNINKSGNSERFSSRLLDGNTKLVSQEVCTKTLYYLSRFDRMKDAWDKDANTLPRRAVGTMEMIQKASAIRRAEMAELKKKINTLKEEIRALEAA, encoded by the exons ATGGCCGCCGGCGAGCATCCTCTGGTCGAGCAGTCCTCCGTCCCGGTCGTCTCCGACGCTGCTGACGCCGCCACCAAACCCTCCGTCCGGCCGGCCCTCTTCCTGCTCCCGCGCGCGGGGGACGGCGCCGCTCCCCCTGCTCCGCCCGGCGggcccgtccccgtccccgcccGCCCGCACGGGATCGAGGTGGAGTTCGGGGGCTGGGCGGGCGTGCCCCGGCGGTGGCCGGAGTGGGTGGCCAAGCTCCGCCGGCGCCACGAGCCGCTGTGGCGGGAGCTCGGGATCCTGGACGGCATCCTCGCCAGCACGTACCGGGTGCGCCGCCGGCCCCACGAGCGCGCGCTGCTGCAGCTCGCCTCCTTCTGGTCCGGCGCCACCGGCACCTTTGTCTTCCCCTGGGGCGAGGCCACGCTCACCCTCGAGGACGTCGCCGCGCTCGCCGGCCTGCCGCTCCTCGGCGGCGCCGTGCGCGCGCCCGTGTCGGACAGCCTCGAGAAGGATGTGGCCGCGATCGAGGCCGTCCGGGCGGTGCTGCACCGTAGCAAGAAGAAGAAATGCTCTTACGGCGCGTGGGCGAAGCGCTTCGTCGAGCGCGcgccggaggcggaggcggaggcgccgCCATCCGcggccggtggcggtggcggcggcggcgacggcgaggcgcGTGAGCTGGTCGAGCACGGCGCCTTCCTCTCCATGTGGCTGTCCCTCTTCGTTCTCCCGAGCCCGCCGTTCGACGTCGTCCACCGGGTGGTGCTTCCGCTCGCGGCCCGTCTGGCGCGCGGCGAGAGCGTGGCGCTCGCCCCTGCCGCGCTCGCCACAATCTACCACGACCTCTCCGCGCTCAAACGCCGCATAACCTCGGGCAAGAAAAACGAGCCCTTCGTCGTGTCGGCACCAATGCACATCCTCCAGCTCTGGGTCTGGGAGCATTTCACCCAGCTAAGCCCTGAACCAGCGGCCTCCCCTGCTCCTGGTGACCAGGGCATGCCACGGGCTGCGCGATGGCATGAAGTTAGGAAAAGGCTGAGCTCCAAGGACGTCCGCGCAGTGTTAATGTCACCAAAGGAGTTTAAGTGGAGGCCCTATGGAAATCGCAGTTTGTTCGGTCTGCAGCCAGTGATGGGTGGTTTTCCTGTCCGCGTTCAGGATATAGCAACAAGTGAAGCTTTATTGTCCTTGGCGCGGTGTTTGCACGCTTGTGAGCTCGTGGGCATGAACTGCATTCAGCAGTATAGTCCTCATCGTGTTGCAAGGCAGCTCGGCTTCGATCAGGACATCCCTGGGACGGTTCCCTGTGCAAGCTTAGGTTGGGAGAAAGCATGGGAGACATACAACATAGAAGCCAAAAGTTCTGCATTTATCTTTCCAAATCACAAGCCCGGTGTGACGGTTCAGTATGCAAAGTGGTGGAAGCCTTATTCATCAGCATGCAGTAGTGCCATTGCTAATGCTAAAAAGATGAAAGAAGGCCATGATTTTGTTAGTCCAGTGAAAAGGAAAATGGAAGGGGTTCTTGCTGAAAATTCTGGCAAGAAGCTGCGTCTGCGTGTGGCCACTGCTACCCAGGGCCGCCCGCCCAAAGTACCAGCGGGAATTAATGTCTATCCTTCCCAGTCCTCAGGCAACCATGCAGCAATAAGACGAGCTGCAGCAGCACCAGGGCTTGTTCTCCGTGCGTGTCCACCGCACCTAAGATTTAGAGCTATGTCTGCCACCGGGATGCCTCAGCCAGCGCCAGATGCAGCTGACGATCCACTAGATCACATTTCTCTTTCTGAAAGGCTCAATTACATTACTAAGATGCCTAAGCAGCCCAACACAGAATGTTTGGTGAAGGGTGGTGAGCAGGAGAGGACTGTCGACAGTGTGAAAATTTTTATACCAAAATCTCGAAGTGTTGTCCCAAATAAGGCAGTTTTACACAAAGTTATTGAGCAAGCTTTTCCTGACTCAGTTGCAAGCTCAGCTATTATAGTTGATGAATCGTCTTGTGGGTTTGTTACGGAAAGGCCACAGGCCAAATGTCTCCAACAAAGTAAAGATGAAGATCTTAATACTGCCAATGGGCAAAATAGTAGCAGAACAGAGCATTGTGATGTTGTGCTTCTTAATGTTGTCCAGGGTGCTGTGAGTACTGGAAGAAGTGAAGCCATTGGAGCTGGGACTGAAGTTGATATGCTTTCAACACATAAAGACTTCTTGGTGATCAGTGATGATGACGAGTGTGATAAATCAAGCAGCAAGGGACATGAGATGAGTGCAATGCATCTGAAATCTCATATGTCGGGGGCAAAAATGTCCCTTATAGGAGAGCGAAGTGAAGATACCAAGCTAGTTGATGCAAGAAATGACGAGCAAGAAAGCCAAGTTTTGATGAAAGTGACCAAACAAGGCAATTTCAGTGATATCGTTGAAATCAGTGATGATGAGCTTGATGAAGAAACAAGCAAGAAAGCTGGGATGTTTGTTGAAGCTCCGAGCAAGGAATATGTACTGGGTACCATGTGTCTGAAATCTCCTGAGATGGAACCAACGCGGACCATCTTACAGGAGTGCAATGAAGAAAAGCAGATGGACAGTGAACCAAATGATGAGCAGGACAATGGTGTGATGAAAGAAGGCACGGTGCAAAACAATTATGGTCATCAGCTTGCAAGTGTTCAAGACGACACAACTCCAAGGCGACAGCCAGATGTATTAACTCATCCTGCTACTGTTCAAACCAATGATGGTCTCTTACAAGGACCAACTGAAGAAATGGATACATGCATTGTCAGAGGGGATATTGGCAATATCGACATGGTGCTCAATGAAAATGGTGGTTCTCTGAATTTCAGTGAGAAAGGAAATGAAGATACCTTATTGTCAGACAAAGAATCAGAACATCCTATGGAACACACAGCAGGAACCAATATAAATAAATCAG GAAACAGTGAGAGATTCTCTAGCAGGCTGTTAGATGGAAATACTAAACTggttagccaggaagtttgtacTAAAACACTGTACTATCTtagtcggtttgatcggatgaaAGATGCTTGGGACAAAGATGCAAATACCCTACCAAGAAGGGCAGTTGGTACGATGGAAATGATACAAAAAGCATCTGCAATTCGACGAGCCGAAATGGCTGAGTTGAAGAAAAAGATTAATACTCTGAAGGAAGAGATTCGGGCACTCGAGGCAGCTTAG
- the LOC8065661 gene encoding uncharacterized protein LOC8065661 — MAGGEATLIQKSTAVVPTARPPPSSPRFLLPRASGNRVLPALPPLPPPHDLVLDAGIQARFDGWADSTDLWRHWVAKLRPLHEPLWRELGILDGILATTYRVRRESECALLHPSTNTFVFPWGEATVTLEDMAALAGLPIHGFPVREPRYSDKLVEIEMADECALAVVRAVLLMDQREGGAGAGASWAEHFLHQHRHHQAKEAGGGRDEREQRLEHAAFLSLWLARFVLRAPSSDNSAGSDDIVPGEEVLPVAVRLAHGHSAALAPAALASIYSDLSALHRHFIHSKRTEAPSVSAPMHILQLWVWERFPELRPATATSVVQADSTDADGEDDLLPRAARWHDVHRALDPGYARAVFMAPKQFQWRPYDGSSFWERRRRRGRGGSARAPLSFARCLQACELVGVDDVVEQYNPHRVARQLGFDQDVPGTVTRLNTNLWERAWETYTAEAEDYAFAIPSDEPGVTDEYAQWWKPYSVACAIAVEERDALASNRELDSLMEETSNKGSAGNNEGSSSRNDTRGPKWAVGTMEMIQRASVNRQAEMAGSRELVAKLVKEIQGRLAIDIEQSEK; from the exons ATGGCCGGCGGCGAGGCGACCCTGATCCAGAAATCCACCGCCGTCGTCCCAACCGCGCGACCGCCGCCATCGTCGCCGCGCTTCCTGCTTCCCCGCGCGAGTGGCAACCGTGTTCTTCCGGCCCTGCCACCCCTGCCTCCTCCTCACGATCTCGTTCTCGACGCCGGGATCCAGGCAAGATTCGATGGCTGGGCTGACAGCACGGATCTGTGGAGGCACTGGGTGGCCAAGCTCCGGCCGCTGCACGAGCCGCTGTGGCGCGAGCTCGGCATCCTCGACGGCATCCTGGCGACCACGTACCGCGTGCGCCGGGAGAGCGAGTGCGCGCTGCTCCACCCCTCGACCAACACCTTCGTGTTCCCCTGGGGCGAGGCGACGGTGACGCTGGAGGACATGGCCGCGCTCGCGGGCCTGCCCATCCACGGCTTCCCCGTGCGCGAGCCTCGGTACTCCGACAAGCTTGTTGAGATCGAGATGGCGGACGAGTGCGCGCTCGCCGTCGTCCGCGCTGTCCTGCTGATGGATCAGCGCgagggcggcgccggcgccggcgccagctGGGCGGAGCACTTCCTTCATCAGCACCGGCACCACCAGGCAAAGGAGGCAGGCGGCGGCCGTGACGAGCGGGAGCAGCGCCTTGAGCACGCTGCGTTCCTGTCTCTGTGGCTGGCTCGCTTCGTGCTCCGGGCGCCGTCGTCCGACAACTCCGCCGGCTCCGACGACATCGTCCCCGGGGAGGAGGTGCTCCCCGTCGCCGTCCGCCTGGCGCACGGCCACAGCGCGGCTCTCGCGCCCGCGGCGCTCGCCAGCATCTACAGCGATCTCTCCGCGCTCCACCGCCACTTCATCCACTCCAAGCGAACGGAGGCGCCGTCGGTCTCGGCGCCGATGCACATCCTGCAGCTCTGGGTCTGGGAGCGCTTCCCCGAGCTGCGCCCAGCGACGGCAACAAGCGTAGTCCAGGCGGACTCCACCGACGCCGACGGTGAGGACGAT CTCCTGCCTAGGGCTGCCCGGTGGCACGACGTCCACCGGGCGCTGGACCCGGGCTACGCTCGCGCGGTGTTCATGGCACCAAAGCAGTTCCAGTGGCGGCCCTACGACGGCAGTAGCTTCTGggagcgtcgtcgtcgtcgtggccGTGGCGGATCAGCTAGGGCACCGCTATCCTTTGCACGGTGTCTGCAGGCTTGCGAGCTCGTGGGCGTGGACGACGTCGTCGAGCAGTACAATCCTCACCGCGTCGCCAGGCAGCTCGGCTTCGACCAGGACGTTCCGGGGACGGTCACCCGACTGAACACCAATCTCTGGGAGAGAGCATGGGAAACATACactgctgaagcagaagattatGCGTTCGCCATTCCGAGTGACGAGCCCGGTGTGACTGATGAGTATGCTCAGTGGTGGAAGCCGTACTCAGTGGCATGCGCTATTGCCGTCGAGGAGAGGGATGCCTTAGCATCAAATAGAGAGTTAGATTCTCTCATGGAAGAAACCAGCAACAAGGGATCAGCAG GAAACAATGAGGGATCGTCTAGCAGAAATGATACTAGAGGACCAAAATGGGCAGTTGGGACGATGGAAATGATACAAAGGGCATCAGTGAATCGGCAGGCTGAAATGGCTGGATCCAGGGAACTCGTTGCAAAACTGGTGAAAGAGATTCAGGGGCGCCTAGCTATAGACATCGAGCAATCCGAGAAGTAA
- the LOC8065662 gene encoding tobamovirus multiplication protein 1 produces the protein MRKLVSSRLAALSSPEVASAAAAAGGAALALRGWWEEVNDSPAWQDGAFFSLSAAYALVSAVALIQLIRIQLRVPEIGWTTQKVFHLMNFIVNGVRSIIFGFHAYVFLLQRKVYTLVLLDLPGLLFFSTYTLLVLFWAEIYHQAKHLPTDKLRTIYIAVNSVIYVIQVCIWVYLGINDNPLVELVSKVFISAVSFIALLGFLIYGGRLFVMLRHFPIESKGRRKKLIEVGTVTAICFTCFLIRCIVVAISSFDPDLSLEVLDHPVLDFFYYMLTEILPSALVLFVLRKLPPKRVSGQYNSIR, from the exons ATGAGGAAGCTAGTCTCCTCGCGCCTGGcggcgctgtcgtcgccagaggtggcgtcggccgcggccgcggcgggaGGCGCCGCGCTGGCGCTGCGGGGCTGGTGGGAGGAGGTGAACGACTCGCCGGCGTGGCAGGACGGGGCCTTCTTCTCCCTCTCCGCCGCCTACGCCCTCGTGTCCGCTGTCGCCCTG ATTCAATTAATCAGAATTCAATTGCGGGTGCCGGAAATTGGTTGGACCACACAAAAGGTTTTTCATCTCATGAATTTCATTGTGAATGGAG TTCGTTCAATTATATTTGGATTTCATGCATATGTGTTCCTTCTTCAAAGAAAG GTGTATACTTTAGTGCTGTTAGATCTTCCTGGTCTCTTGTTTTTCTCGACCTACACATTGCTTGTGCTATTCTGGGCAGAGATATACCATCAG GCTAAGCATCTTCCCACTGACAAGCTAAGGACTATATACATTGCAGTTAACAGTGTCATATATGTAATTCAG GTTTGTATTTGGGTATACCTTGGAATAAATGACAATCCTCTCGTGGAGCTTGTGAGCAAAGTATTCATATCAG CTGTCTCATTTATAGCTCTTCTAGGATTCTTAATCTATGGTGGAAG GTTATTTGTCATGCTGAGACACTTCCCAATTGAATCGAAGGGGCGGAGAAAGAAGCTGATTGAG GTTGGGACCGTGACAGCAATTTGCTTTACCTGCTTCTTGATAAGATGCATTGTG GTGGCAATTTCATCCTTTGATCCCGATCTATCTCTTGAGGTTTTGGATCATCCAGTTTTGGATTTCTTCTACTACATG TTGACAGAGATACTGCCCTCTGCCCTTGTACTATTCGTCTTGCGGAAACTTCCTCCCAAGCGTGTATCAGGGCAATACAACTCTATTCGCTAG